The sequence GTGAGGCGCTGTGCCCACTGTTCACGCTCGTTCTCGCTCAATTCGACAAGCAGCATCGCTTCTGCGAAGGTCTCGGCCAGCGTCGCCAGGGTCTCGTAGAGGTCGGTGACGTCGTGCGGGAGCAGTCCGGGCCAGCGGTTGGTCGCGAGCACCTCCGTGACCGCCTCGAGAATCTCTACTGCTGTCTCTCCATCACTAGCGTCCAGTGCCTGCTGTGCCTGCTCGATCAACTCATCCAGTTCCGACGCCATCCGATTTGCCTCTGCATAGGCGTCGCTGTGCCCTCGTTGTCCAGGCTTTGGCAATGCGTGGTCCGCCCGTTTGCGGATGGACTCGATATTCACCGACACGGTGGTGTCGGAAGCAGTCGCATCTGCAGGCATGAGACGGGGTTCGATCCACTCGGCAATTTCCGGGCGGTTTTCCGCGAGCTCGATGAGCAACTCCTCGAGGCGTTCACGACCTGTTCCTTCGACTAATTCCGAGACGGGTGGCCTGTCGTCGACACGCTCGGGATCGCGGAGACACGTCAGCAGGACCGCCACACGGTGTTTGCAGATTCCTCCGTGGTCGTATGGACAAGAGCACTCCGTGCGCGCAACGCCAGCATCGTCGAACTCGATCGTGACCGTGTAGGGTTGGTACTGGCTTCCCTCGACGTCGGCACGGACCGTCTTCCCACGGCGAACCACCTCACCGACTGCGCCGCGCTCGTAGTAGGACTGGCCGCGATCGGCGGAGCTAGACCTGGCGAGGTCTCTGATCGTTGCTTCTGTGATGGGTGGCCATCGCTCGTCACTCATGCTCATGATGCGTGAATCGTATCCGCTCGTGGAAATGTGTCTCGTCAATCGTACTCATCAACGGAACGATAGCGAGACATCGTCACCGATTCCGCCTGGAATACTGTGGTGGTGCCGCTCTCTGTTTCTCAACGACGACTGGATCGTCATCAATACCAACAGTATCGAAGAACTCAATCAAATTCGGAAACGAAATCTTCGGCGAGTTCGCCAGCGAGTTCCCCACCGGTAAGCCAGGTGATTTGCTCATTATCGAACCCGTATTGGGGAAGTAGCGATTCTGCCGCTTCACCAAGCGGGATATCGTTTGTTACGATCGTGATCCGATCAGCGGTGTCGTTGAGAAGTATTTCGAGCGCCAGACCCACAATTTCCGTATCCGCTTTTTCGACGGTGTCCTCTGTTCGATCGCTGGCACTCGCGATGAAACTCCGCGCTTGATCCATCACGTTCGATACCTCCGACATCGAATAGGATGGACTTTCGGTGACCTTCATCCACCCCTCCTGAAGTGCTTCGTCGACGGCTGCATCATCGGCGGTATACTCCTCGAGAGCTGGGTCTCCGGTCACTTCGGCATACACCTGTGGCGAGATACGGAAGACGGTATCGCGCCGACGGGCTTCGCGGGCCAGCGCTTGGAAGCGTGTGCTCTCCCACCGTCCACAACTAATGAGGACCGACGAATCGATGAAAACGACGTCTTTGTCGCTTTCCATACCGATCAGTCCTCAACGACGGGCCGTAGTGCGTCCAAAATGACGCCTGCCTCCAAGGGTGAGATCTCTTGCTCGCGAGCCATAATCTGGTGCGTCACCGATCCGTCGACGTATTCGTGCGCGTATTCGATCGCAACGGCGAGCCCGTCCAATCCGTGGCGATCGACGTACGTATCGATGTCGTCGTCCCGCGTTCGACGGGCGATCGCCTCGACCAACTCCGCCGTGATTCGCCGTTTGGTATCGTCTTCTACCAGTTGGAGATCGATCTCCTGAGCGGTATACTCCGCTGGCCGACCCTCGTTTGCCTGGTCGATGAAGCCTGAAGCTTCGAGATCGTCGACGTATTCGTAGACTGTCCGCTGTGGGAGCTCAAGCGTCTCGACGATTGCTTGGATCGTGGTCTCCGGATGATGGCGGATATAGGTATAGATCCATGCTTTGCGGGCGTTTCTAAGCAGTGCAAACACCTCGCCACCAGTATCGAGCGGAGTTTC is a genomic window of Natrarchaeobius halalkaliphilus containing:
- a CDS encoding DUF7437 domain-containing protein, with the protein product MATREANWETPLDTGGEVFALLRNARKAWIYTYIRHHPETTIQAIVETLELPQRTVYEYVDDLEASGFIDQANEGRPAEYTAQEIDLQLVEDDTKRRITAELVEAIARRTRDDDIDTYVDRHGLDGLAVAIEYAHEYVDGSVTHQIMAREQEISPLEAGVILDALRPVVED